AAAAACGCGGCCTTTAGAGGTTTCTCAAGCGCTCGAACGGTGATGGGGCAGGGCCTTCGACCAGGGTTAGATTGTGAACCGAGTTCACCAGTGAAACGTGGGTCAGTGCTTGCGGAAAATTGCCGAGCATCCGGCTAGATACAGGATCGTACTCCTCTGAGAACAGTCCGACGTCATTGGAAAGCAAGGTGAGTCGCTCAAATAGTTCTTCTGCTTCGTCAAGACGTCCTGCCATAACTAGATTGTCTACCAGTAAAAACGAACAGGGCAGGAACAATCCTTCCCCCGGCGGCAATCCATCCACATTTGACTCGCTGCGGTAGCGCATCACCAACCCGCCGGAAACCAATTCCCGCCCGATAGCGTCGACGGTCCCTATCACTCGCGGATCGGTGGACGGCAAAAAGCCGACGAGAGGAATCATCAGCAATGCCGCATCGAGGGCGTCAGCCCCGTAGTACTGGACAAACGCGTTCCGCCGCCGATCGAAACCCTTCTCGCAGACGTCGCGATGGATCCGGTCGCGTAGAGTGCGCCAACGTTCCGCCGGCCCAGAGTAGTAGCCCTCATCGACCAATTTCGCCGCTCGATCGAATGCGACCCAGGCCATGACCTTGGAATGCGTGAAATGTCTCCGTCCTCCGCGGACTTCCCATATTCCCTCGTCGGGCTTATTCCAAACCTTCTCCAGGTGAGCCATCAGAGCCGTCAGCAGATTCCATGTTTCGAGCGAGGCGCCGGCCCCCGTGCGGTGGCCGAGGTAAAACGCACCCATTACTTCGCCAGAGACGTCAAGTTGAAATTGTTCATGAGCGGCATTTCCAATGCGCACGGGCTTGCTTCCTTCATACCCCGGCAGCCACGGAAGCTCTCCCTCAGGAAGCCGACGCTCGCCGGCGAGGCCATACAGAATCTGCAAGTCGTCGGGGTCTCCGGCGACAGTGCGCATAGCCCATTCGCGCCAAGCAAACGCTTCCTCCGTGTAGCCCGCCAGCAATAATGCGTACAGAGTGAGGGTGGCGTCGCGCAACCAGCAAAAGCGGTAGTCCCAGTTGCGCGGTCCGCCGATCCATTCCGGCAACGAAGTTGTCGGAGCGGCGACGATACCCCCAGTGGGACCATATGTGAGTGCCTTGAGTGTGATCAGCGAGCGTAGCGCCAGGTCGCGCCATCGTCCTGTGATCGTGCAGCGCGATGACCACTCTTGCCACCACGCTTCGGTGTCAGCGAGCGTCTGCATTGGATCTCCGACGGGAGGTTCTTGTTCGTGAGATGGGTACCAGATCAGTGTAAAGGGAACGCTCTCCCCCTCGGTGACGGTGAATTCCGCGATTGTCCGTGAGGCCTCGTCGCGCATTGGGACCGATGTTACGAGCTCGAGCGCGTCGGGACCAGCGATGGCGCGAAGTCCGTAACCCCGGTGCGTTATCCAGGGCGCGATGTGCCCATAATCGAAGCGAACGGCTAGATCCATTCGCATCGGCACTGAACCTCTGACACCACGAACGATTCGCACGACAGTGACCGGTTGACGTTGATGTGCGAGCGGCATGAAATCGATGAGCACCGCGGCTCCGCTGTCGGTAACGAATTCGTTTTCCAGAACAAGTGTCGGACCCCGATACCGACGATGGCTAGTCCGGATCCGGTTGCTAGGGCCGATAAGCCACCGTCCGTTCGCAGGAGTTCCAAGAAGCGCAGCGAAGCAGGCGCCGGAATCGAATCGAGGCATGCACAGCCAGTCGATTGAACCAGTGTTTCCTACCAGCGCGGCAGTGCGGGTATTTCCAATCAGTGCATAATCTTCGATTTTCAGGCTCATGTCATTCTAATGAAAGCAGGTAAATTTGAAGGCAAAAAGCGAATTGTAGTCGTTGGAATCAACGCCACGCTCCTTCTGGAATCGACGCCGGGATTTTCTCGGAACACCCACTGCCCGCCCATGCTTGTTCAGAAAGTCGCTCGTAGTCGATGTTGTGGCTGATCGGTCACGAGGCTCTGTGAAGCGGATTTGCCTACATGCGTCCGGCACGGCGCTCGGGTTTGAGCACCCTTTAATTTCCTCTGGGCATCCGCGCGCTAGCTATCGTTGATCGGCTCTGTAACAAAGTCGAGGAAAAAGGGACTCTTGATATCCTGCATCGCCGTGGCTGGTACCCTTACGTCGCCTCAACCGCCCGGCTTATGACGAATGACAGCACGAACATGATGATCCGCCGGTGTGCGCCCGCATTCGGTCAGAGGACGAACTCCGGCGCCGAAGTGCATAACAGATATCCGCCCAGCGCCTTGGCCAACGGATCCGGAGACAGGTACGCATGCGCCATTGCCGCCTGGATGTCTTGAAAGCGCTGTTGGAGCGGGTGGTCCATGAACACCGCACGCACAGTCGACGCGCGGAACAGATCACGGATCGTGCCTGCGACCAATTCACATCCGCGGTTCATGTTCCAGCGCACCTGCGCCTTCAGCCGCATCGGAACCACCGCGCTCGCCTCCGCCATCTGCCACAATTCCGCTATGTCGGCCTCCAGTCGCGTGACTGTCACGTCGATATTCCAGATTGCCTCGGCGAGCCGCCGCTGCATAAGAGCATCGTCGGCCGCCCTTCCCCCCAGGCTCAACTTGCGGTCCCGCGTCTGAGAAATCCAAGTATCAACGAACCCGCGCGCCGCACCCAGCACCGAAGCAACCAGTGCCGTGTTAAAAACGACAGACCAAGGCAACCGATAAAGTGGCCCGCCGTTACGCTCCTGCCCTGGCAACGGCGCGTTCGTAGCGTAATCGATGTGCGACTGAGATCGGTACTCGGGCACGAAAGCGTTTTCGACGATGATATCCTTGCTGCCAGTGCCCTGGAGTCCAGCGACATGCCAGTTGTCATCGATTCGGTATTGATCGCCCAGCAACAGAAAGGACCTGAAGTCGGGCACCGGCTTGCCCATTACGTCGCGGGCCCCGCAAATCGCCCCCAGCATCACGCCGCGGCAGTGATCGCATCCCGACGAGAACGACCATCGGCCGCACAATTTGTACCCGCCCGCGACCTTCTCTGCCTTGCCGGTCGGATTGTATGACGACGAATGCATCGTCTCCGGGTCTTCGCCCCACATCTCGTGTTGCGCTTTCTCGTCGAACAGAGCGAGTTGCCAGGGATGCACCGCGATAACGCCGGCGACCCATCCCGCCGACGGCGACACCCGCGCGACCTCCATGACCGCGTCCACGTACTCTAGGAGCGAAACTTCGCCGCCGCCCCATCGCGCCGGCTGTAACGATCTGACAAAGCCGCCTTCGAGCAACAGTTTCCGTGTGCGATCGCTGAGACGGCGAAGGCGGTTGTCTTCCGCAACGGTCTCGGTAAGTTGCGGGGCGATTCGTTTGGCATTCTCGACCAGGCTCATCATTACTGTACCTCCTGTGGAAAATAACGAAGCTAAAGCGCGGCTCCCTCGGGCCGCATGAGGGCTTCGATCGCGCCGATGCGATCGATTTCGACACGCACCTTGTCGCCTGCCTTGAGCCATCGCGGCGGACTCATCGCCAGCCCGACACCGCCCGGCGTGCCGGTGAAGACTACATCGCCAGGCTCCAACGTCATCGCGCGGCTCAGATGGGCAATCTGATCGTAAACGTTGAAGACCAGGTTCCCGGTATTGGAATTCTGCCTGAGCTCTCCGTTCACCAGGCATCGAATGCCCATCGTATGCGGATCGCCCAGTTCGTCCGCGGTGACGATCCATGGCCCAATCGGAGCATGGGTGTCGAAGGACTTCCCCAGCACCCACTGCGTCGTCTGCAACTGCCAGTCGCGAACGGACACGTCGTTGCCGGCGCAATAGCCAAATACCACCTCGGCGGCATGCTCCTTCGGTACCTGCTTGCAGCGCTTGCCGATGACCACAACCAGTTCCGCTTCGTAGTCGACCTGCGCTGATGCGATCGGCAACTCGATCGGATCGAAGGGTCCGTTGATCGAGGTGACCGCTTTGGTGAACCAGATCTGATGCGTCGGCAACTTCTGACCGGTTTCGCGTATGTGATCGGCGTAGTTGAGCCCGATCGCCATCACCTTGCCCGGCCGCGCGACGGGAGCGAGCAGCCGGGCCTCCGCAAGAGCGATTCCAGGTGCGGAATCTTGGACTACCTGCTGCAGCGGTCCGCGAAGATCGGGCCATCGCATGATCAGCTCGATCATGTTGTCGTCCAGCGCCGGGACTGGTCCGGACAGGTCGACGATGCGGTCGCCCTTGACCGCGCCGATTCTGGCGCCGCTGTTGGTTGAATACCTAACCAGTTTCATTTCAAGACTCCTTATGATCCCATTGTTTGCGGAGGAGGTGGTCCCCATTGGCTGCCTAGCACTTCCTGGATCGTAGCGGTGCGGGAGCCCCAAGCCGCGTCCAGCAGATCGCCGTCGGTCCAATGCTCCAAACTGTGGCCCCAGGGGTCGCGCC
The sequence above is drawn from the Candidatus Binataceae bacterium genome and encodes:
- a CDS encoding glycoside hydrolase family 15 protein, with product MSLKIEDYALIGNTRTAALVGNTGSIDWLCMPRFDSGACFAALLGTPANGRWLIGPSNRIRTSHRRYRGPTLVLENEFVTDSGAAVLIDFMPLAHQRQPVTVVRIVRGVRGSVPMRMDLAVRFDYGHIAPWITHRGYGLRAIAGPDALELVTSVPMRDEASRTIAEFTVTEGESVPFTLIWYPSHEQEPPVGDPMQTLADTEAWWQEWSSRCTITGRWRDLALRSLITLKALTYGPTGGIVAAPTTSLPEWIGGPRNWDYRFCWLRDATLTLYALLLAGYTEEAFAWREWAMRTVAGDPDDLQILYGLAGERRLPEGELPWLPGYEGSKPVRIGNAAHEQFQLDVSGEVMGAFYLGHRTGAGASLETWNLLTALMAHLEKVWNKPDEGIWEVRGGRRHFTHSKVMAWVAFDRAAKLVDEGYYSGPAERWRTLRDRIHRDVCEKGFDRRRNAFVQYYGADALDAALLMIPLVGFLPSTDPRVIGTVDAIGRELVSGGLVMRYRSESNVDGLPPGEGLFLPCSFLLVDNLVMAGRLDEAEELFERLTLLSNDVGLFSEEYDPVSSRMLGNFPQALTHVSLVNSVHNLTLVEGPAPSPFERLRNL
- a CDS encoding fumarylacetoacetate hydrolase family protein, translated to MKLVRYSTNSGARIGAVKGDRIVDLSGPVPALDDNMIELIMRWPDLRGPLQQVVQDSAPGIALAEARLLAPVARPGKVMAIGLNYADHIRETGQKLPTHQIWFTKAVTSINGPFDPIELPIASAQVDYEAELVVVIGKRCKQVPKEHAAEVVFGYCAGNDVSVRDWQLQTTQWVLGKSFDTHAPIGPWIVTADELGDPHTMGIRCLVNGELRQNSNTGNLVFNVYDQIAHLSRAMTLEPGDVVFTGTPGGVGLAMSPPRWLKAGDKVRVEIDRIGAIEALMRPEGAAL